In the genome of Quercus robur chromosome 3, dhQueRobu3.1, whole genome shotgun sequence, one region contains:
- the LOC126719808 gene encoding uncharacterized protein LOC126719808, translated as MDDAKRRALIKSQAVKQKESGEVVVPKGTATSIKRKPSSKSDRLHKQPKVSLEPIVGLMAEGVKTITPVKHGSGKGLMKAPSTSQEKPPPLLRDDSKFALEKLSSIISSEDYEDLGNHSTEAMGETGLFAVAQSLVMMKGLMDRCLNREAALERVRAKAEQTEDELGQLHKWKSTMEKKFDLSE; from the exons ATGGACGACGCTAAGAGGAGGGCCCTGATAAAATCACAAGCCGTCAAGCAAAAGGAGTCCGGTGAGGTGGTGGTTCCTAAGGGGACGGCAACATCGATAAAGAGGAAACCGTCATCCAAATCCGACCGTCTACATAAGCAGCCAAAGGTCTCTCTGGAACCTATCGTAGGGTTGATGGCTGAGGGTGTGAAGACCATCACCCCAGTAAAGCATGGGTCTGGCAAGGGCTTAATGAAGGCCCCGTCCACAAGCCAAGAGAAGCCTCCTCCTCTCCTCCGTGACGACTCCAAATTTGCCTTGGAGAAGCTTTCATCAATTATTTCGTCGGAGGACTACGAGGATTTGGGCAATCACTCGACGGAGGCAATGGGGGAGACGGGTCTCTTTGCTGTTGCACAG tccttggtcatgatgaagggccTAATGGATCGGTGTCTTAACCGTGAGGCGGCTCTGGAACGTGTGCGAGCAAAGGCAGAGCAGACGGAGGATGAGCTTGGTCAACTTCACAAGTGGAAGTCCACTATGGAGAAGAAGTTTGACCTTTCAGAGTAG
- the LOC126719809 gene encoding uncharacterized protein LOC126719809, which produces MKEQMKVMMNALKGRVSTDLDDLINRTDLPFTTSVNSFPLPPKFRMPQIESYDGVKDPLDHLETFKTLMHLQGVPDEIMCRDFPTTLKGPTRVWFSRLTLSSINTFKELSAQFTSHFIGGHRYKRSTACLMSIKQREDEKLRAYITRFNKEALSIDEADDKILVAAFTNGLWKGKFLFSLYKNDPKIMTDVLYRATKYMNAEDALLAREEKPKKRERQEDTQQDRGQKVARTGDQRDEKRPRPPNGRFTNFTPLTAPIDQVLMQIKDEGALTFPGKLEGDPNKRSRDKYCRFHRNHRHDTTNCYDLKQQIEALIKQGKLQRFVSRERTDPPQEQAPRRENERPRPPIGDIRMIVGGTTAAESSKKAHKTYLRMVHSVQLIGSIPKMPRIDNPVIEFSEDDARRLHHPHDDALVVSLQIGDYNIHRVLVNNGSSADILYYPAFQ; this is translated from the coding sequence ATGAAGGAGCAAATGAAGGTCATGATGAATGCCCTTAAGGGACGAGTATCCACTGATCTTGATGACCTAATAAACAGAACCGACTTACCATTCACTACCTCCGTCAACTCATTCCCCCTACCACCGAAATTCCGCATGCCCCAGATCGAAAGCTacgacggggtcaaggaccccctcgaTCATCTAGAGACTttcaagaccctaatgcaccttcaaggggtaCCGGACGAGATCATGTGTAGGGACTTCCCAACGACGCTGAAGGGCCCTACAAGGGTTTGGTTCAGTAGATTGACACTAAGCTCCATCAATACTTTCAAGGAGTTGAGCGCCCAGTTCACCTCGCACTTCATAGGCGGACATCGGTACAAAAGGTCCACCGCGTGTTTAATGAGCatcaagcagcgagaagacgagAAACTGCGGGCCTACATAACTCGTTTCAACAAGGAAGCCCTTTCAATTGATGAAGCTGATGATAAGATACTCGTAGCTGCATTTACTAATGGGCTATGGAAAGGTAAgttcttgttttctttatacaagAATGACCCGAAGATCATGACGGACGTGCTCTACAGAGCCACCAAAtacatgaatgcagaagatgcattGCTAGCCCGCGAGGAAAAGCCTAAGAAGAGGGAGAGGCAGGAGGACACGCAACAAGATAGGGGGCAAAAGGTTGCTAGAACCGGAGATCAACGAGATGAAAAGCGCCCTAGACCGCCCAATGGAAGGTTCACCAATTTCACCCCATTAACCGCCCCGATCGATCAAGTCTTgatgcaaatcaaagatgaaGGAGCACTGACGTTCCCTGGTAAATTAGAGggagatcccaacaaaaggtcaagggacaagtattgtcgctttcACCGAAACCACAGGCACGACACAACCAACTGCTACGACCTGAAACAGCAGATTGAGGCCCTTATTAAACAAGGGAAGCTACAGAGGTTCGTCAGCAGGGAAAGAACTGATCCACCGCAGGAACAGGCCCCACGACGAGAGAACGAGCGCCCTAGACCACCTATAGGGGACATAAGAATGATCGTAGGGGGCACAACCGCAGCCGAATCTTCCAAAAAAGCCCACAAAACCTACCTCAGGATGGTCCATAGCGTCCAACTTATAGGATCCATACCCAAGATGCCGCGAATAGATAACCCCGTTATCGAATTTTCAGAGGATGACGCTCGGAGACTTCACCATCCTCATGACGACGCACTTGTGGTCAGCTTGCAAATAGGGGATTATAACATCCATCGGGTCCTCGTCAACAACGGCAGCTCAGCAGACATCTTATACTATCCAGCATTCCAGTAA
- the LOC126719810 gene encoding uncharacterized protein LOC126719810: protein MTDFCPSKVMSVTRLFAKDDNLELKRARMDIQPAISFLNEDKIRTIQPHDNALVVTLRIGGYDVKRVMVDQGSGAEIMYPDLYKGLNLRPEDLTAYNSPLVSFDGKVVISRGQIRLPVQAGSEVVEVNFIVVDAYSLYTAIVARHWLHTLEVASSTLYQKVKYPSRDRIEEIVGSQSTTRQCLVAAILHQLETESSTSTGAGL from the coding sequence ATGACTGATTTTTGCCCCTCCAAAGTGATGTCTGTGACTCGGTTGTTCGCCAAGGATGATAATCTGGAGCTAAAGAGGGCTAGAATGGATATTCAACCTGCAATAAGTTTTTTGAATGAGGATAAGATTAGGaccatacagccccatgatAATGCTTTGGTGGTCACGCTCAGGATTGGTGGatatgatgtgaagagggtgatggtgGACCAAGGCAGTGGTGCCGAAATTATGTACCCTGACTTATACAAAGGGCTGAATTTAAGACCCGAGGACTTGACGGCCTACAATTCTCCTTTGGtgagttttgatgggaaggtAGTCATTTCGAGGGGTCAGATAAGACTACCCGTGCAAGCTGGTTCAGAAGTGGTGGAAGTAAACTTTATCGTGGTGGATGCCTATTCCCTCTACACGGCCATTGTAGCCAGACACTGGCTTCATACCCTGGAGGTCGCCTCTTCCACTCTGTACCAGAAGGTGAAATATCCATCCAGGGATCGCATTGAAGAAATTGTGGGGAGTCAATCCACAACTAGGCAATGCCTAGTGGCTGCCATCTTACATCAACTTGAAACTGAGTCCTCGACCTCTACTGGAGCGGGCTTGTAG